A window of Bos taurus isolate L1 Dominette 01449 registration number 42190680 breed Hereford chromosome 8, ARS-UCD2.0, whole genome shotgun sequence contains these coding sequences:
- the TOMM5 gene encoding mitochondrial import receptor subunit TOM5 homolog, which produces MFRIEGLAPKLDPEEMKRKMREDVISSIRNFLIYVALLRVTPFILKKLDSI; this is translated from the exons ATGTTCCGGATCGAGGGCCTTGCGCCGAAGCTGGACCCGGAGGAGATGAAACGGAAGATGCGTGAGGATGTGATCTCCTCCATACGGAACTTCCTCATCTATGTGGCCCTGTTGCGAGTCA cTCCTTTTATCTTAAAGAAATTGGACAGCATATGA